The Primulina eburnea isolate SZY01 chromosome 12, ASM2296580v1, whole genome shotgun sequence genome includes the window CATGTATATGAGGAACCGCCCTCTCGTCTTCCCTAGCTCGACGTACTTCTGCATGCCTATATTAGACGTGATTGCAGTTGATGAGCAAAGTCGATTTCAATTAAGCGACTTCAACTTGAATCCTTTTCTTTTAGTTTTTCATCCAATTGTGCATGATTTCGATCCTTCGTTGGTCAAACTTTCtcgatttataaaaataaaaaataacatcttaatttaattaataacaaAAAGATTAAGAAACAAAGTCGAGACCTGAACAGTTAAAAACATATCATTGTAAACCACGCTAGAAGTTATATAACCAAAGCTCGGGATGATAACCGGACAGTGTCTGAAATAATTCAAGAAATTAGTTACTCGAATTGACACAAATTTGGGTAAATAATGGACTCGGATGCCgctttttcaaattaaattgaATTTTTGGCACATAATAATTGGACTATTCTAATCTTGGATCGATCTCAATAATTTAGGATTAGGTGATTTTCTTCGAATTTATCGACTTGTTCAATTTGTGATTTTCTTCGAATTTATCGAGTTGTTCAATTTTGAGTTTTGGTCTAAGCTTTCAAAGTTTGTTTCTGGTACACTAATTCGACTATTTTGGTCCAATTGTTGCCGTGACACCAGAAAATATTGATGTGTTACCGAAAATTCTGATATGACATTGAAAAATGCTGACGTGACATCGAAACGATGATAAGCTTTCAGATGTCAagtcaataatcatacaaaaatagctaaaaattaaaagttaatgCACTAAaaccaaattttaaaaaattaatagagTCCAAAATTAGACAAGTTTTGAcccagaaaaaaaaaacatttttccttttttttaaagGGTAAAATTACAATACAATAATATAGTAGCATCTCTGCTGTTGAGAAGATGGTGGGCCGATTAAGAACTggctatatatataaaaaagcaCGTACGATGAATTAGTTCTGGAAATTCTAACTTTGCGGTGCAAATTTAGTGATCCAGCTAACCTTTTTCCGTCCTTGGATCATGTTAGCCTTATTAAGATTTTGGGTCCCCATCAATTAAGAATACTAACCTACAAAGAGACCTCAAACTACACATAATGTCTACATGAGAAATCCCATGTGATCACAGTTGAACCTTCAAATCCTTTATCTAATAGCACGAGttagtaatatatataatagCCAAGAAAtaggtttttaaaaaaatttaaagttttatgATATTGTGATTCAAGCATACTAACACACAGATTTTAccctaaaaaatttaataaattgtgGGTGAAAACAGATTATCAATTATGATGAAAGACAATCATTAATCAGACCAATTACTAGCCTCAAAATTTGATCATGTTGCCAATCCAATGGATACATTTCCTTTTCTTGGTTCTTGGATTTTAGAAAATTAGAATACCATATGCTTACTTGTTGAGtaattgtgtatatatatacaggGATCGTAACTTTTCCCACGAGTTTGGTATCCCGCAGAAAAAACCTGAAACAGAACGGAGATCCCCAATTTTTTCAGGTTCGGGACGGGTATGTGATTATTATCCTCATCTCTGAACCCGCACCGAAAGTAATatcattaataaaataattatattattagtattaataatataataacatATTATTTTGTAAAACATTAATAATACGAGGGTGAGGATGAAATTCGGGGATGGGAACGGGTGCCATTCCAATATACGTAGCATTATGTTACTGTTGAAATAGTTGTGTAAAAGAAATTAAATGCAGGTTAATAATTGAAAAAATACATGAGAAGTAAATTATTTTAATCTGAGGATGCTTTAGTATTTGAAATAAGTGTATGTTGGAACTAAAGTTATTTGCAATAAGATCTTCAAAACAGATCCTAAAATACACTATAGTCACATTGCTTTTGTGAGTTAAGAGTTATGACCATTATTTTCCTTTTAACCTACTAATAATAATTGCAACTGCCCATTATTAGCTGGAGTTTGAAGGCTTCAATGCATATATATACCCATCCATTTCGTACCAATTTCAAGCACAAATACAGATTgtttacttaaaataattcattcaAATTCTCTATTTTTGGCTTTCACTAGTTAATATCATTTCGTGCTTCAAccaaaattgttgatttaatGGACAACATCAAAAGTTTTGTTGTTTTTTTGCACTGATTTTGGCACTAGGAAATCTGGTCGATTTCGCAGAAGCAAAGGCATTCTTCGTATTTGGTGACTCGTTGGTGGACAATGGCAACAACAACTACCTAGTCACCACTGCAAGGGCCGATTCACCGCCTTACGGCATCGACTACCCTTCTCATACACCTACCGGACGCTTCTCCAATGGCCTCAATATCCCCGATATAATTAGTAAAGTTCTTCATTTCTCCATATTTACTACGAGTTGACTCTTTTTAGTTActttattttacttttttttattatatgttGACAATAAATAAATGATCATGCATGGCTTGTTTTACCATTTTGTACTATGATTGATCATTAACTAGGTGAAGAGATGGGTTGGGAAGCCACGTTGCCCTACTTTAGTCCCGAGCTTCGGGGCCAAAAATTATTGATCGGTGCCAACTTTGCTTCCGCTGGGGTTGGGGTACTTAATGACACTGGCATTCAGTTCGTAAGTTTTCATAAATATTGACTTGTCACTTCTTTTCTATGCATGTATTTTGATTAAATAATGcctaataaataataaataattataaatgcaGGTGAATATTATTCGGATTTATCAACAATTGGACTATTTTAGACAGTACCAGCAAAGAGTGGGTGCACTCATCGGAGAAGATGAGGCAAGCAAACTAGTGAAAGAAGCTCTTGTTTTGATGACTTTGGGAGGCAATGATTTTGTGAACAATTATTATTTGGTGCCTTATTCCGTCCGATCTCTTCAATACCCACTTCCAAAATACGTCCCATTCGTGATCTCCGAGTACAAGAAAGTGTTACAGGTGATTTCtcattttgatttgatacatatatattatttaaaaattacgaTTTTCGCATCGGCTTAACAATGCAGAGATTGTATGAACTTGGGGCTCGGAGGGTCTTAGTCACGGGAACTGGACCGTTAGGGTGCGTGCCTGCAGAATTGGCACAACATAGTGTGAATGGCGAATGCGCGGAAGAATTACAGCACGCGGCATCACTCTTCAACCCTCAACTGGACAAAATGCTCGATCAACTCAATCAAGAGATTGGAGATAATGTCTTCCTTGCTGCTAACACCAATCAAATGCACATGGATTTCATTTCCGATCCACAAAATTATGGTAATTAGCTCCGtttcattgaattttttttacatgATTAATATAATCTCATTGTTTCGCATTGTGTGGCTCAGGATTTACGACCTCAAAGATAGCTTGTTGTGGGCAAGGCCCGTATAATGGAATCGGGCTTTGTACTCCGTTTTCGAACTTATGTCCCAATAGAGACGAATATGTGTTTTGGGATCCATTCCACCCAACGGAACGGGCCAACAGACTCATTGTCCAACAGATATTGTCCGGGACCGACAAGTACATGCACCCAATGAATCTGAGTGCTGCCATGGCGTTGGAATCCAGGGCCTAATCGATATTCTTCTCTTCAATTATTTGTGCTTTATGTtcattttcttgtattttggCGAGCTCTAATTGTATCTCAATATTG containing:
- the LOC140807889 gene encoding LOW QUALITY PROTEIN: GDSL esterase/lipase At5g33370-like (The sequence of the model RefSeq protein was modified relative to this genomic sequence to represent the inferred CDS: deleted 2 bases in 1 codon), whose protein sequence is MQLISFRASTKIVDLMDNIKSFVVFLLILALGNLVDFAEAKAFFVFGDSLVDNGNNNYLVTTARADSPPYGIDYPSHTPTGRFSNGLNIPDIISEEMGWEATLPYFSPELRGQKLLIGANFASAGVGVLNDTGIQFVNIIRIYQQLDYFRQYQQRVGALIGEDEASKLVKEALVLMTLGGNDFVNNYYLVPYSVRSLQYPLPKYVPFVISEYKKVLQRLYELGARRVLVTGTGPLGCVPAELAQHSVNGECAEELQHAASLFNPQLDKMLDQLNQEIGDNVFLAANTNQMHMDFISDPQNYGFTTSKIACCGQGPYNGIGLCTPFSNLCPNRDEYVFWDPFHPTERANRLIVQQILSGTDKYMHPMNLSAAMALESRA